Proteins from one Pleuronectes platessa chromosome 16, fPlePla1.1, whole genome shotgun sequence genomic window:
- the micall2a gene encoding MICAL-like protein 2a, which translates to MAAIKALEQWCRLQCDGYRDVAVTNMTTSFRSGLAFCALIHKYRPDLINYDSLRKEDVFENNRLAFQVAEEKLGIPALLDAEDMVALRIPDRLSILTYVSQYYNYFKGQAMGGVKRPAEGSKEEPSEKKNLPVVAKPFVSKTTAENRSPSTHTAQTSPKLPRAAAQKVVLAENANKSGTLNSKCVACKNHVHLVQRHFVEGKLFHRSCFKCSECSGTLHAGGYKLGKTPDSFICSAQHKSCKPPSSEVESKNVPATSPVRSNGASQTQNALRPPSVLSAPLSIIKKQVSATPPPLAWTSSAQRTQVARQRFFQTASPVTQTSADNRKPTEPSGGWERPKVTLSLNDEMSRARNTTGRKVAEENCNNNNKRAFTVRSAERRFGDGPSSADSPGSRKEKRSQGPAGNRAGQRSTSQADNKESPRLKAADKDDTGPTTAHATAKDPVCREGQSKIYPVRTELALKDAEAEQHPPGFMSSPSSTGIPTRPPRSPAPAPPPVCFALSDPVNLMDVSPQKPHPDSENLGIKHGTDSPVKSPPGRPAVESTSFSTTTTPGFKRGIRSPVKSPPRRPAVESIRISTTSSGHGRPSGAKKGKYLSTTNASRTEMRSPSVKSYHVPAEQIERELSDIETNLAQLEKEGVELEKELRGCEEEGEGDILMDPLMVDWFNLIRRKQMYIRKESELVYTARTQELEQQQPGVEGELRRLLETPDHLKSRADRQRETTLMQMLMEIVNGRNAIVEGLDEDRLREVEEDQQLNEMMKNLGVKKTKNKRKSSISKLFRRRSKRRVE; encoded by the exons ATGGCTGCCATCAAGGCTCTGGAGCAGTGGTGCAGGCTGCAGTGCGACGGCTACAGAGATGTGGCCGTCACCAACATGACCACTTCATTCAGGAGCGGGCTGGCTTTCTGTGCCCTCATACACAAATACAGACCGGACCTCAT AAACTATGACTCACTCAGAAAGGAGGATGTGTTCGAGAACAACAGACTG GCTTTTCAGGTCGCAGAGGAGAAGTTGGGGATCCCGGCCTTGTTAGATGCAGAAGACATGGTGGCCTTAAGGATCCCGGACAGGCTGAGCATTCTCACCTACGTCTCCCAATACTACAACTACTTCAAGGGACAAGCAA TGGGAGGTGTGAAGAGGCCAGCAGAGGGCTCCAAGGAGGAGCCGTCCGAGAAGAAGAATCTCCCTGTGGTCGCCAAACCCTTTGTGTCTAAAACCACGGCAGAGAATCGTTCACCGTCCACTCACACGGCTCAGACGTCCCCCAAACTGCCCAGAGCTGCTGCTCAG AAGGTGGTTTTGGCAGAAAACGCGAACAAATCCGGGACTCTCAACAGCAAGTGTGTGGCATGCAAGAACCACGTCCATCTGGTGCAGAGGCACTTTGTGGAAGGCAAGCTCTTTCACAGGAGCTGTTTCAA ATGCAGCGAGTGCTCCGGCACGCTCCACGCAGGAGGCTACAAACTCGGGAAGACTCCGGACTCTTTCATCTGCAGCGCCCAGCACAAAAGTTGCAAACCTCCCTCCTCTGAGGTCGAGAGCAAAAACGTTCCCGCCACATCACCTGTGCGATCAAATGGTGCCAGCCAGACCCAGAATGCACTGCGGCCGCCGTCTGTGCTGTCAGCCCCGCTCAGTATCATCAAGAAGCAAGTCAGTGCGACTCCACCTCCCCTGGCCTGGACGTCGTCGGCCCAGAGGACGCAGGTGGCCCGGCAGAGGTTTTTCCAGACTGCTTCGCCGGTGACGCAGACCTCAGCTGACAACAGGAAGCCCACGGAGCCCTCAGGTGGTTGGGAGAGGCCAAAGGTCACGCTGAGCCTTAATGACGAGATGAGCAGAGCCAGGAACACAACTGGAAGGAAAGTAGCTGaagaaaactgcaacaacaacaacaaacgcGCGTTTACCGTCCGTTCGGCAGAGAGGCG GTTTGGAGACGGGCCAAGTTCAGCTGACAGCCCCGGGTCGAGAAAGGAGAAACGCAGCCAAGGCCCAGCAGGAAACCGGGCAGGACAGCGCTCCACCAGCCAGGCGGACAATAAGGAATCGCCACGTCTGAAGGCCGCAGACAAAGACGACACGGGGCCAACGACTGCACACGCAACCGCCAAAG ATCCGGTTTGCCGAGAGGGCCAATCAAAGATCTACCCTGTGAGAACCGAGCTCGCTCTAAA AGATGCTGAAGCTGAGCAACATCCGCCTGGATTCATGTCCTCGCCTTCTTCTACCGGGATTCCAACGAGGCCTCCCAGGTCCCCGGCTCCGGCGCCACCTCCGGTCTGCTTTGCTCTGTCTGACCCTGTGAACCTCATGGACGTCTCTCCACAGAAACCCCATCCCGACTCTGAAAACCTGG GTATTAAACATGGGACTGACTCACCTGTGAAATCCCCACCCGGACGTCCAGCTGTGGAATCGACAAGCTTCTCAACGACCACCACTCCAG GTTTTAAACGTGGGATTCGCTCGCCGGTGAAATCCCCCCCCAGACGTCCAGCTGTGGAATCTATCCGCATTTCAACGACCAGCTCGGGTCATGGACGTCCGTCTG GTGCTAAAAAGGGAAAGTATTTGTCAACCACCAACGCCTCCAGGACTGAAATGAGGTCACCCTCT GTGAAGTCCTATCACGTCCCGGCGGAGCAGATCGAGAGGGAGCTGAGTGATATCGAGACGAACTTGGCTCAGTTGGAGAAGGAGGGTGTGGAGCTGGAAAAGGAGCTCCGCGGCTGTGAGGAGG agggagagggggacaTATTGATGGACCCACTGATGGTTGACTGGTTCAACCTGATTCGAAGGAAGCAGATGTACATTAGAAAAGAGTCGGAGCTTGTATACAC AGCCAGGAcgcaggagctggagcagcagcagccaggtgTGGAGGGGGAACTTCGCCGGCTGCTGGAGACCCCAG ATCATTTAAAATCCAGAGCGGATCGACAGCGGGAGACCACGTTGATGCAGATGCTGATGGAGATCGTGAACGGCAGAAATGCGATAGTGGAGGGTCTGGACGAAGACAGGCTGAG ggaagtggaggaggatcAGCAGttgaatgaaatgatgaaaaatCTTG GagtaaagaaaactaaaaataagAGGAAGTCCTCCATCTCAAAACTGTTCAGACGAAGAAGTAAAAGACGAGTGGAATGA